A stretch of the Meles meles chromosome 19, mMelMel3.1 paternal haplotype, whole genome shotgun sequence genome encodes the following:
- the IGFL3 gene encoding insulin growth factor-like family member 3 isoform X5, protein MASGLWLCQPAPRCGDQLYNPLEQCCDDDTILPLNRTRLCGPNCTFWPCFELCCPESFGPQKFVVKLKVLGVKSRCFSSPISRNCPSKPHLTWSQEPRRGSFLGMTHTTLCRTNQKKPT, encoded by the exons ATGGCCTCAGGGCTGTGGCTGTGCCAGCCTGCCCCCAGGTGTGGGGACCAGCTCTATAACCCCTTGGAGCAATGCTGTGATGATGACACCATCCTGCCTCTGAATCGGACTCGCCTTTGCGGCCCAAACTGCACCTTCTGGCCCTGCTTTGAACTCTGCTGTCCTGAGTCCTTTGGCCCCCAGAAGTTTGTCGTGAAGTTGAAGGTCCTGGGCGTCAAGTCCCGGTGCTTCTCATCCCCAATCTCCAGAAATTGCCCCAG CAAACCTCACTTAACATGGAGTCAGGAGCCCAGAAGGGGAAGCTTTCTCGGTATGACACATACAACCCTTTGCAGAACCAACCAGAAGAAGCCTACATGA
- the IGFL3 gene encoding insulin growth factor-like family member 3 isoform X1 — protein sequence MTPRSSVSVSVCIIIFFLQCAKIVTVSPPDAPMASGLWLCQPAPRCGDQLYNPLEQCCDDDTILPLNRTRLCGPNCTFWPCFELCCPESFGPQKFVVKLKVLGVKSRCFSSPISRNCPSKPHLTWSQEPRRGSFLGMTHTTLCRTNQKKPT from the exons ATGACACCACGAAGCTCCGTCTCAG TTTCTGTCTGCATAATAATCTTCTTCCTCCAGTGTGCAAAAATAGTCACAG TGTCTCCGCCAGATGCCCCCATGGCCTCAGGGCTGTGGCTGTGCCAGCCTGCCCCCAGGTGTGGGGACCAGCTCTATAACCCCTTGGAGCAATGCTGTGATGATGACACCATCCTGCCTCTGAATCGGACTCGCCTTTGCGGCCCAAACTGCACCTTCTGGCCCTGCTTTGAACTCTGCTGTCCTGAGTCCTTTGGCCCCCAGAAGTTTGTCGTGAAGTTGAAGGTCCTGGGCGTCAAGTCCCGGTGCTTCTCATCCCCAATCTCCAGAAATTGCCCCAG CAAACCTCACTTAACATGGAGTCAGGAGCCCAGAAGGGGAAGCTTTCTCGGTATGACACATACAACCCTTTGCAGAACCAACCAGAAGAAGCCTACATGA
- the IGFL3 gene encoding insulin growth factor-like family member 3 isoform X2 yields the protein MTPRSSVSVSVCIIIFFLQCAKIVTDAPMASGLWLCQPAPRCGDQLYNPLEQCCDDDTILPLNRTRLCGPNCTFWPCFELCCPESFGPQKFVVKLKVLGVKSRCFSSPISRNCPSKPHLTWSQEPRRGSFLGMTHTTLCRTNQKKPT from the exons ATGACACCACGAAGCTCCGTCTCAG TTTCTGTCTGCATAATAATCTTCTTCCTCCAGTGTGCAAAAATAGTCACAG ATGCCCCCATGGCCTCAGGGCTGTGGCTGTGCCAGCCTGCCCCCAGGTGTGGGGACCAGCTCTATAACCCCTTGGAGCAATGCTGTGATGATGACACCATCCTGCCTCTGAATCGGACTCGCCTTTGCGGCCCAAACTGCACCTTCTGGCCCTGCTTTGAACTCTGCTGTCCTGAGTCCTTTGGCCCCCAGAAGTTTGTCGTGAAGTTGAAGGTCCTGGGCGTCAAGTCCCGGTGCTTCTCATCCCCAATCTCCAGAAATTGCCCCAG CAAACCTCACTTAACATGGAGTCAGGAGCCCAGAAGGGGAAGCTTTCTCGGTATGACACATACAACCCTTTGCAGAACCAACCAGAAGAAGCCTACATGA
- the IGFL3 gene encoding insulin growth factor-like family member 3 isoform X4 — protein sequence MTPRSSVSVSVCIIIFFLQCAKIVTDAPMASGLWLCQPAPRCGDQLYNPLEQCCDDDTILPLNRTRLCGPNCTFWPCFELCCPESFGPQKFVVKLKVLGVKSRCFSSPISRNCPRTNQKKPT from the exons ATGACACCACGAAGCTCCGTCTCAG TTTCTGTCTGCATAATAATCTTCTTCCTCCAGTGTGCAAAAATAGTCACAG ATGCCCCCATGGCCTCAGGGCTGTGGCTGTGCCAGCCTGCCCCCAGGTGTGGGGACCAGCTCTATAACCCCTTGGAGCAATGCTGTGATGATGACACCATCCTGCCTCTGAATCGGACTCGCCTTTGCGGCCCAAACTGCACCTTCTGGCCCTGCTTTGAACTCTGCTGTCCTGAGTCCTTTGGCCCCCAGAAGTTTGTCGTGAAGTTGAAGGTCCTGGGCGTCAAGTCCCGGTGCTTCTCATCCCCAATCTCCAGAAATTGCCCCAG AACCAACCAGAAGAAGCCTACATGA
- the IGFL3 gene encoding insulin growth factor-like family member 3 isoform X3 — protein MTPRSSVSVSVCIIIFFLQCAKIVTVSPPDAPMASGLWLCQPAPRCGDQLYNPLEQCCDDDTILPLNRTRLCGPNCTFWPCFELCCPESFGPQKFVVKLKVLGVKSRCFSSPISRNCPRTNQKKPT, from the exons ATGACACCACGAAGCTCCGTCTCAG TTTCTGTCTGCATAATAATCTTCTTCCTCCAGTGTGCAAAAATAGTCACAG TGTCTCCGCCAGATGCCCCCATGGCCTCAGGGCTGTGGCTGTGCCAGCCTGCCCCCAGGTGTGGGGACCAGCTCTATAACCCCTTGGAGCAATGCTGTGATGATGACACCATCCTGCCTCTGAATCGGACTCGCCTTTGCGGCCCAAACTGCACCTTCTGGCCCTGCTTTGAACTCTGCTGTCCTGAGTCCTTTGGCCCCCAGAAGTTTGTCGTGAAGTTGAAGGTCCTGGGCGTCAAGTCCCGGTGCTTCTCATCCCCAATCTCCAGAAATTGCCCCAG AACCAACCAGAAGAAGCCTACATGA